One genomic region from Jilunia laotingensis encodes:
- the recA gene encoding recombinase RecA, protein MAKKDELNFETDNKMASSEKLKALQAAMDKIEKSFGKGSIMKMGEEVVEQVEVIPTGSIALNVALGVGGYPRGRIIEIYGPESSGKTTLAIHAIAEAQKAGGIAAFIDAEHAFDRFYAAKLGVDVDNLFISQPDNGEQALEIAEQLIRSSAIDIIVVDSVAALTPKAEIEGDMGDNKVGLQARLMSQALRKLTSAVSKTRTTCIFINQLREKIGVMFGNPETTTGGNALKFYASVRLDIRGSQQLKDGEEVIGKQTKVKVVKNKVAPPFRKAEFDIMFGEGISRSGEIIDLGADLGIIKKSGSWYSYNDTKLGQGRDASKQCIADNPELAEELEALIFEKLKEPKK, encoded by the coding sequence ATGGCTAAGAAAGACGAACTTAATTTTGAAACAGATAATAAAATGGCATCAAGCGAAAAATTAAAAGCCTTACAGGCTGCCATGGACAAGATAGAAAAGAGCTTCGGTAAAGGTTCTATCATGAAAATGGGTGAAGAAGTAGTTGAACAAGTAGAGGTGATTCCAACCGGATCTATCGCCCTGAATGTAGCTCTCGGTGTAGGTGGATATCCTCGCGGAAGAATCATCGAAATATACGGTCCGGAATCCTCTGGTAAAACTACCCTCGCTATACACGCCATTGCTGAGGCGCAAAAAGCAGGTGGTATTGCGGCTTTTATCGATGCGGAACATGCTTTCGACCGTTTCTATGCTGCCAAACTCGGAGTAGATGTGGACAACCTTTTCATCTCTCAACCGGACAATGGTGAACAAGCATTGGAAATTGCAGAACAGTTGATCCGTTCTTCCGCCATCGATATTATAGTGGTAGACTCGGTAGCGGCTCTGACACCTAAAGCTGAAATTGAAGGTGATATGGGAGATAATAAAGTTGGGCTTCAAGCACGTCTGATGTCTCAGGCATTGCGTAAGTTAACATCCGCTGTAAGCAAAACACGCACAACTTGCATATTCATCAACCAATTGCGCGAAAAAATCGGTGTAATGTTCGGTAACCCTGAAACGACAACCGGTGGTAATGCCTTAAAATTTTATGCATCTGTACGACTGGACATACGCGGCTCGCAACAGCTGAAGGATGGAGAAGAAGTAATCGGTAAGCAAACGAAAGTGAAAGTTGTGAAGAATAAGGTAGCTCCTCCTTTCCGTAAAGCAGAATTCGACATCATGTTCGGTGAAGGAATTTCCCGTTCAGGAGAGATCATCGATCTTGGAGCAGATTTGGGCATCATTAAGAAAAGCGGCTCATGGTATAGCTATAACGATACCAAATTGGGACAAGGACGGGATGCTTCCAAACAATGTATTGCCGATAATCCTGAATTGGCAGAAGAATTGGAAGCTTTAATATTTGAGAAGCTAAAAGAACCGAAAAAATAA
- the dnaK gene encoding molecular chaperone DnaK, which yields MGKIIGIDLGTTNSCVAVFEGNEPVVIANSEGKRTTPSIVAFVDGGERKVGDPAKRQAITNPKRTIYSIKRFMGENWDQVQKEVTRVPYKVVKGDNNTPRVDIDGRLYTPQEISAMILQKMKKTAEDYLGHEVTEAVITVPAYFSDSQRQATKEAGQIAGLDVKRIVNEPTAAALAYGLDKAHKDMKIAVFDLGGGTFDISILEFGGGVFEVLSTNGDTHLGGDDFDQVIINWLVEEFKKDEGADLTQDPMALQRLKEAAEKAKIELSSSTSTEINLPYIMPVGGVPKHLVKTLTRAKFESLAHSLIQACLEPCKKAMSDAGLSNSDIDEVILVGGSSRIPAVQKLVEDFFGKAPSKGVNPDEVVAVGAAVQGAVLTDEIKGVVLLDVTPLSMGIETLGGVMTKMIDANTTIPARKVETFSTAADNQSEVTIHVLQGERPMASQNKSIGQFNLTGIAPARRGVPQIEVTFDIDANGILKVSAKDKGTGKEQAIRIEASSGLSKEEIDRMKAEAEANAEADKKEREKIDKLNQADSLIFSTENQLKELGDKLPADKKAPIEAALQKLKDAHKAQDISTIDSAMAELNTAFQAASAEMYAQGGAQGGAQAGPDMNGGQANGGQSNGGQDEHIQDADFEEVK from the coding sequence ATGGGAAAGATTATTGGTATTGACTTAGGAACTACAAACTCATGTGTTGCTGTATTTGAGGGCAACGAACCAGTTGTTATTGCAAATAGTGAAGGAAAACGTACGACTCCTTCTATCGTTGCTTTTGTTGATGGCGGTGAACGTAAAGTCGGTGATCCTGCAAAACGTCAGGCTATCACTAACCCAAAACGTACTATATACTCTATCAAACGTTTTATGGGTGAAAATTGGGATCAGGTACAGAAAGAAGTTACCCGTGTTCCGTATAAAGTGGTAAAGGGAGACAACAACACACCACGTGTAGACATTGACGGACGTTTATATACACCGCAGGAAATCTCAGCAATGATTCTGCAAAAAATGAAGAAAACAGCTGAAGATTATTTAGGACATGAAGTGACTGAAGCGGTTATCACTGTCCCTGCATATTTTTCAGATTCACAGCGTCAGGCTACGAAGGAAGCCGGACAAATAGCCGGATTGGATGTAAAGCGTATTGTAAACGAACCGACAGCTGCAGCATTGGCTTATGGTCTTGACAAGGCGCATAAAGATATGAAGATTGCCGTATTTGACCTTGGTGGTGGTACGTTTGATATCTCAATTCTTGAATTTGGTGGAGGTGTATTTGAAGTTCTTTCTACTAATGGTGATACTCATCTGGGTGGTGATGATTTTGATCAGGTGATCATTAACTGGTTAGTTGAAGAGTTTAAGAAAGATGAAGGCGCTGATTTAACTCAGGATCCGATGGCATTGCAACGTTTGAAAGAAGCTGCTGAAAAAGCAAAAATCGAATTGTCTTCTTCTACAAGTACAGAAATTAATTTGCCATATATTATGCCGGTAGGTGGGGTACCTAAACATTTGGTTAAAACATTGACCCGTGCAAAATTTGAATCATTGGCTCACAGCCTAATTCAGGCTTGTCTTGAACCATGTAAAAAGGCTATGAGTGATGCAGGTTTAAGTAACTCTGATATTGATGAAGTAATTTTGGTTGGTGGATCTTCGCGTATACCTGCAGTACAAAAATTGGTTGAAGATTTCTTTGGTAAAGCTCCATCTAAAGGTGTGAATCCTGATGAGGTAGTGGCTGTAGGTGCTGCTGTTCAAGGTGCTGTCTTGACAGATGAGATCAAAGGTGTAGTTTTGCTTGATGTTACTCCGTTATCAATGGGTATTGAAACATTGGGTGGTGTAATGACAAAGATGATTGATGCCAACACTACTATCCCGGCACGTAAAGTTGAGACATTCTCTACTGCTGCAGATAACCAGAGTGAAGTAACCATCCACGTTCTTCAGGGCGAGCGTCCGATGGCTTCTCAGAATAAATCAATCGGTCAGTTCAATTTAACGGGTATCGCTCCGGCTCGTCGTGGGGTTCCTCAGATTGAAGTAACTTTCGATATCGATGCTAACGGTATTTTGAAAGTATCTGCAAAAGATAAAGGTACCGGTAAGGAGCAAGCAATCCGTATAGAGGCTTCCAGTGGTTTGAGTAAGGAAGAGATTGATCGTATGAAAGCAGAAGCTGAGGCCAATGCTGAAGCAGATAAGAAAGAACGTGAAAAGATAGACAAACTGAATCAGGCCGATAGTTTGATTTTCTCTACTGAAAATCAGTTGAAAGAATTGGGTGATAAGTTACCTGCTGATAAGAAGGCTCCGATTGAAGCCGCTCTTCAAAAATTGAAAGATGCACATAAGGCACAGGATATATCTACTATTGATAGTGCTATGGCTGAATTGAATACTGCTTTCCAAGCTGCTAGTGCTGAAATGTATGCTCAGGGTGGTGCCCAAGGCGGTGCCCAGGCTGGTCCGGATATGAACGGAGGACAAGCTAATGGTGGGCAGTCTAATGGTGGGCAGGATGAACATATTCAGGATGCTGATTTTGAGGAAGTGAAGTAA
- a CDS encoding DUF4252 domain-containing protein, whose product MCLLLLLPLFCQAQSLFSKYSDMSDVSSVYITKTMIEMNPDLYTKDVTIGKIAKNLELVQILSTMNDRIKKEMRRDIESVVNNQKYELLMKQKGIVSRMAFYVQRKGENVSDLIMVTDGPATLKYIRLVGDMTLKDIQSIVKSQKTSENLNPIDQIKRAISDINIDYPNEYMEDFKELNDLKKELDALKKELKNSDWSYVTEINK is encoded by the coding sequence ATGTGCTTACTATTATTATTACCTTTGTTTTGCCAAGCTCAAAGCTTGTTCAGTAAGTATAGCGATATGAGTGATGTATCTTCAGTCTACATTACAAAAACAATGATAGAAATGAATCCAGATCTATACACCAAAGATGTCACTATCGGCAAAATCGCAAAAAATCTGGAACTGGTACAAATACTTTCCACCATGAATGACCGGATAAAGAAAGAAATGCGCCGGGATATTGAAAGCGTTGTCAATAACCAAAAATACGAATTATTAATGAAACAGAAAGGGATTGTTTCTCGTATGGCATTCTATGTGCAAAGGAAAGGAGAGAATGTAAGCGATCTCATTATGGTTACTGACGGACCTGCTACGCTGAAATACATCCGTCTCGTAGGAGACATGACTTTGAAAGATATCCAAAGTATAGTGAAATCACAGAAAACCAGTGAAAACCTCAACCCGATAGATCAAATAAAACGTGCAATCAGCGATATAAACATTGATTATCCCAATGAATATATGGAAGACTTCAAAGAATTAAACGATCTAAAAAAAGAACTTGATGCCTTGAAAAAGGAGTTGAAGAATTCAGATTGGTCATATGTCACTGAAATAAATAAGTAA
- a CDS encoding ABC transporter substrate-binding protein, which yields MTYRFIYFCLIFLLAACGSKQQQNGVDQENSTPVMLSQAKGFSIAHAEQYTIVTVYNPWKPGEIYDKYYLVKNNETEVPPDGRKINIPLKSMMANSATHLGFLALLDELDKVTGVCSSDYIYNPTILQGVKEGNIKDLGDAFNLDIENLLLLHPQAVMTTAYNTDDENSKRMRQTGLNIIYNIEWQEPTLLGRAEWIKFIGAFFDKEALADSIYKEVEKRYNNIKKDVSQLSYSPSIFSGQDYRGTWSLPGGKSYTAQLFRDAGASYKFAQDSTNTSVGCTIEEVLMKFNNTDLWIGVQASSLEELGQTNSKYKLFKAFKEGKVYNMNKRMNASGGNDYWESGVARPDLLLSDMIKICHPNLYPDYELTYFEQLK from the coding sequence ATGACATATCGTTTTATCTATTTTTGCCTAATCTTTTTATTGGCAGCTTGTGGTAGTAAACAACAGCAAAACGGAGTTGATCAAGAAAACAGTACTCCTGTTATGCTTTCACAAGCAAAAGGTTTTAGTATAGCTCATGCAGAACAATATACGATTGTAACAGTCTATAATCCTTGGAAACCTGGAGAAATCTATGATAAATATTACCTTGTAAAAAATAATGAGACTGAAGTACCTCCAGATGGTCGTAAAATCAACATACCTTTGAAAAGCATGATGGCTAACTCTGCCACTCATCTTGGTTTCCTTGCTCTGTTGGATGAACTAGACAAAGTTACAGGCGTATGCAGTTCTGACTACATTTATAATCCCACCATCTTACAAGGTGTCAAAGAAGGTAATATCAAAGACCTAGGAGATGCTTTTAATCTCGATATAGAAAACTTGCTGCTTTTACATCCCCAAGCCGTCATGACAACCGCTTATAATACAGATGATGAAAACAGCAAACGGATGCGCCAGACCGGACTCAATATCATATATAATATAGAATGGCAAGAACCTACTTTGCTTGGTCGCGCAGAATGGATCAAATTCATCGGAGCTTTTTTTGATAAAGAAGCACTGGCAGATAGTATATATAAAGAGGTGGAAAAGCGATACAATAACATAAAAAAGGATGTAAGCCAACTCTCCTACTCTCCTTCTATTTTTTCTGGTCAGGACTACAGAGGAACTTGGTCATTACCTGGAGGCAAAAGCTATACTGCACAATTATTTCGCGATGCAGGTGCCTCATACAAGTTTGCACAGGACTCCACTAATACCAGCGTTGGCTGTACCATAGAAGAAGTGCTTATGAAGTTTAATAATACGGATTTATGGATCGGTGTACAAGCTTCTTCTCTTGAAGAATTAGGGCAGACAAATAGTAAATACAAACTTTTCAAAGCTTTTAAAGAAGGGAAAGTATATAACATGAATAAGCGTATGAATGCATCCGGAGGCAACGATTATTGGGAAAGTGGCGTAGCAAGGCCGGATTTATTGTTAAGTGATATGATAAAAATTTGTCATCCTAATCTTTATCCGGATTATGAATTGACCTATTTTGAACAACTAAAATAA
- a CDS encoding LysR family transcriptional regulator has protein sequence MSDFRLKVFRSVANNLSFTKASQELFISQPAITKHIQELETCYKARLFDRQGNKISLTEAGKLLLEHSERILDAYKRLEYDMHLLHDDYIGELKLGASTTISQYVLPPLLGSFIRKFPQVTLSLLNGNSRGVEVALQEHRVDLGLVEGIYRLPNLKYTTFLEDELVAVVHTRNKLSLPEEIEPKDLAGIPLVLRERGSGTLDVIERALQQHNIKLSSLNVMMYLGSTESIKLFLENTDCMGIVSIRSISKELASGTFRVIEIKGMQMMREFCFVHQQGQEGGLSQVFMQFAMHHSKKL, from the coding sequence ATGTCTGATTTTCGTTTGAAAGTATTTCGGAGTGTAGCGAATAACCTAAGTTTCACTAAGGCTTCGCAAGAGCTTTTTATCAGTCAGCCGGCTATCACGAAACATATTCAGGAGCTGGAAACTTGTTATAAAGCTCGTTTGTTTGATCGCCAAGGCAATAAAATCTCTCTTACAGAAGCCGGAAAATTGCTGTTGGAGCATAGCGAGCGGATTCTTGATGCTTATAAACGTTTGGAGTATGACATGCATTTATTGCATGACGATTATATTGGGGAGCTGAAACTCGGTGCCAGCACTACGATTTCTCAATATGTACTTCCGCCTTTGTTGGGTAGTTTTATACGTAAATTTCCTCAGGTTACTCTTTCCTTATTGAATGGAAATTCCCGCGGGGTGGAGGTTGCTTTGCAAGAACACCGTGTGGATTTGGGGCTGGTGGAGGGAATCTATCGTTTGCCAAATCTGAAATATACCACTTTTCTTGAAGATGAATTAGTTGCTGTGGTACATACTCGCAATAAACTATCTTTGCCGGAGGAAATTGAACCGAAAGATTTGGCAGGAATTCCCCTTGTGTTACGTGAACGTGGTTCGGGTACACTGGACGTTATAGAGCGAGCGTTACAACAGCATAACATCAAACTTTCTTCGCTGAATGTAATGATGTATCTTGGGAGTACGGAAAGCATCAAACTTTTTCTGGAGAATACGGATTGCATGGGCATCGTTTCAATTCGCTCTATCAGCAAAGAACTGGCATCCGGTACATTTCGTGTCATTGAAATCAAAGGCATGCAAATGATGCGTGAGTTTTGCTTTGTTCATCAACAGGGGCAGGAGGGAGGATTGTCGCAGGTATTCATGCAGTTTGCGATGCATCATAGCAAGAAGTTGTAA
- a CDS encoding RNA polymerase sigma factor: MDAESFKKEFLPFHRKLYHIAFRLLENEADAEDLVQEAYLKLWDKRDGLAIISNPEAFSVTLIKNMCFDMLRSGKYVANKQTIELKDFQRSCPSDDLEIKDDARQVKAIIAQLPEQQQKVIILRDVKECSFEEIEHITGLNAINIRVLLSRARKKIREQFNKLNNYESRGN; this comes from the coding sequence ATGGACGCTGAGAGTTTTAAAAAAGAATTTCTACCTTTTCATCGCAAACTTTACCATATAGCTTTCCGGCTATTGGAAAACGAAGCAGATGCTGAAGACTTGGTACAGGAAGCTTATTTAAAACTATGGGATAAGCGAGATGGATTAGCAATTATCAGCAATCCGGAAGCATTCAGCGTAACGCTTATTAAAAATATGTGCTTTGACATGTTACGTTCAGGGAAGTATGTTGCCAATAAGCAGACAATCGAATTGAAAGATTTTCAAAGATCCTGTCCATCGGACGATCTGGAAATAAAAGACGATGCCCGGCAAGTGAAAGCAATCATTGCACAACTGCCCGAACAACAACAAAAAGTAATCATTTTACGAGATGTCAAAGAATGCTCTTTCGAAGAAATAGAACATATTACCGGATTGAATGCCATTAATATACGTGTACTATTATCAAGAGCCAGAAAAAAAATACGTGAACAATTTAATAAACTGAACAACTATGAGAGTCGAGGAAATTGA
- a CDS encoding FecCD family ABC transporter permease has protein sequence MKQTPLFLFLTGLLFFAFLADIAIGSVNLSFIDVWNTLTGGNDNLIYQEIILNHRLPKALTAILAGAALSVAGVLMQTLFHNPLAGPDVLGVTSGASLGVALLTLGTSVLPFWIVAGWGQVIAAIVGAVCVLLLVIIVSIRVPQMVSLLIIGMMFGYFAGAIVSILQSMSNPDTLKLFITWTFGSLSSVGWEHMGVMAPIIAGGIILSLILQKQLNVLLLGKNYANGLGISVTRLRLWIILATALLAGTSTAFTGPIGFIGITMPHVARGLFRTPNHRIILPASMLCGAIILLTCDLISQMPGFQGTLPINAVTAFFGAPIIIWIILKNRS, from the coding sequence ATGAAACAAACCCCTTTATTCCTATTCCTGACCGGTTTATTGTTCTTCGCCTTTTTGGCTGATATTGCCATTGGTAGTGTCAACCTGTCATTTATTGATGTATGGAATACTTTAACTGGAGGGAATGATAATCTTATTTATCAGGAAATCATCCTCAACCACCGTCTTCCAAAAGCACTGACAGCAATATTGGCCGGAGCAGCACTATCTGTAGCAGGTGTGTTGATGCAGACTTTATTTCATAATCCACTGGCGGGTCCAGATGTATTGGGAGTTACCTCCGGTGCCAGTCTGGGAGTGGCTTTGCTGACTTTAGGGACTTCTGTACTCCCTTTCTGGATTGTCGCAGGATGGGGACAGGTCATAGCGGCTATTGTCGGAGCCGTATGTGTATTACTTCTGGTTATTATCGTTTCTATTCGCGTACCACAAATGGTATCCTTATTAATTATAGGTATGATGTTCGGTTATTTTGCCGGTGCCATTGTAAGTATCCTGCAAAGTATGAGTAATCCTGATACCTTAAAATTGTTCATAACCTGGACATTCGGCAGCCTTTCATCTGTGGGTTGGGAACATATGGGTGTCATGGCGCCCATCATAGCAGGAGGGATAATTCTATCTTTAATCTTACAAAAACAGCTTAACGTCCTATTACTTGGTAAAAATTATGCGAACGGATTGGGAATTTCCGTCACTCGCCTTCGTCTCTGGATAATACTTGCTACGGCATTATTGGCAGGAACTTCAACTGCATTCACAGGTCCAATAGGTTTTATCGGCATAACTATGCCCCATGTAGCCCGCGGTCTGTTCCGCACCCCAAACCACCGGATCATTCTTCCGGCTTCGATGTTATGCGGAGCCATCATTTTGCTTACATGCGATCTCATATCACAAATGCCCGGTTTTCAGGGAACTTTACCTATAAATGCCGTAACCGCTTTCTTCGGGGCTCCTATCATTATCTGGATCATTCTGAAAAATAGAAGCTAA
- the bcp gene encoding thioredoxin-dependent thiol peroxidase: MINVGDKAPELLGVNEKGEEIRLSNYRGKKIVLYFYPKDNTSGCTAQACNLRDNYSELRNAGYEVIGVSIDDEKSHQKFIAKNNLPFTLIADTDKKLVEQFGVWGEKKLYGRAYMGTFRTTFLINEEGVVERIITPKEVKTKEHAAQIMQ, translated from the coding sequence ATGATAAACGTAGGAGATAAAGCTCCTGAGCTGTTAGGAGTCAACGAAAAAGGTGAAGAAATCCGCCTTAGTAATTATAGAGGCAAAAAAATTGTATTATATTTCTACCCTAAGGATAACACTTCGGGATGTACAGCTCAGGCATGTAATCTGCGCGATAATTATTCCGAATTACGGAATGCCGGTTATGAAGTGATCGGAGTAAGTATAGATGATGAGAAGTCGCACCAGAAGTTTATTGCAAAGAATAATTTACCCTTTACACTTATTGCCGATACCGATAAAAAGTTGGTGGAACAGTTTGGCGTATGGGGAGAAAAGAAACTATACGGACGTGCTTACATGGGAACTTTCCGTACAACATTTCTTATCAATGAAGAGGGTGTTGTAGAACGGATTATAACTCCGAAAGAGGTAAAAACGAAAGAACATGCCGCACAGATCATGCAGTAA
- a CDS encoding saccharopine dehydrogenase family protein gives MGRVLIIGAGGVGTVVAHKVAQNADVFTDIMIASRTKSKCDDIVKAIGNPTIKTAKVDADNVEELVALFNDFKPEMVINVALPYQDLTIMEACLKAGVNYLDTANYEPKDEAHFEYSWQWAYHDRFKEAGLTAILGCGFDPGVSGIYTAYAAKHYFDEIQYLDIVDCNAGNHHKAFATNFNPEINIREITQNGRYYENGKWVTTGPLEIHKDLTYPNIGARDSYLLYHEELESLVKHYPTIKRARFWMTFGQEYLTHLRVIQNIGMARIDPIQYNGVEIVPLQFLKAVLPNPQDLGENYEGETSIGCRIRGLKDGKERTYYVYNNCSHQEAYKETGMQGVSYTTGVPAMIGAMMFFKGEWKRPGVNNVEEFNPDPFMEQLNKQGLPWHEVFDGDLEL, from the coding sequence ATGGGTAGAGTTCTTATTATCGGTGCGGGCGGTGTAGGTACCGTTGTTGCACACAAAGTGGCACAAAATGCCGATGTATTTACTGATATCATGATTGCCAGCCGTACGAAATCAAAATGTGACGATATCGTCAAAGCTATAGGCAATCCTACTATAAAAACAGCCAAAGTAGATGCTGATAATGTAGAAGAGCTTGTCGCTCTGTTCAACGATTTCAAACCGGAAATGGTGATCAACGTTGCACTTCCCTATCAGGATTTAACCATCATGGAAGCATGTCTGAAAGCCGGAGTAAACTATCTGGATACAGCTAATTATGAACCGAAAGATGAAGCTCATTTCGAATACAGTTGGCAATGGGCCTATCACGATCGTTTCAAAGAAGCCGGACTCACAGCCATCCTCGGATGCGGATTCGATCCAGGAGTAAGTGGCATCTATACAGCCTATGCCGCCAAACATTACTTCGATGAAATTCAATATCTTGATATAGTAGACTGCAATGCGGGAAACCACCATAAAGCATTTGCAACTAACTTCAACCCGGAAATCAATATCCGTGAAATAACTCAAAACGGACGTTACTACGAAAATGGCAAATGGGTTACAACCGGTCCGCTGGAGATTCACAAAGACCTGACTTATCCCAACATCGGGGCACGTGATTCTTACTTACTTTATCACGAAGAATTAGAATCATTGGTGAAACATTATCCTACGATCAAACGTGCCCGTTTCTGGATGACTTTCGGTCAGGAATACCTGACTCATTTACGTGTGATTCAAAATATAGGCATGGCACGTATCGATCCTATACAGTATAATGGCGTTGAAATAGTTCCCTTGCAATTCCTTAAAGCAGTATTGCCAAATCCACAAGATTTAGGTGAAAACTACGAAGGGGAAACTTCCATCGGCTGCCGCATTCGTGGATTGAAAGACGGAAAAGAACGTACCTATTACGTATATAATAATTGTAGCCATCAGGAAGCATACAAAGAAACTGGTATGCAGGGTGTAAGTTACACCACCGGTGTACCGGCTATGATCGGTGCAATGATGTTCTTCAAAGGAGAATGGAAACGTCCGGGAGTAAACAACGTGGAAGAATTCAATCCTGATCCTTTCATGGAGCAACTTAACAAGCAGGGATTGCCTTGGCATGAAGTATTTGATGGTGATTTAGAATTATAA
- a CDS encoding YeiH family protein, with amino-acid sequence MVSAITKTLKMNNKTIYVSLVSILTLFLLLDYIPGMHALSAWVTPPLALFLGLAFALVCGQAHPKFNKKTSKYLLQYSVVGLGFGMNLHSALASGKEGMEFTIISVVGTLLIGWFIGRKMLKVDKNTSYLISSGTAICGGSAIAAVGPVVKANDSEMSVALATIFILNAIALFIFPVIGHALGMSQHDFGTWAAIAIHDTSSVVGAGAAYGEEALKVATTIKLTRALWIIPIAFATSFIFKSKGQKISIPWFIFFFILALVVNTYLLGTTDLGVQIGNAINGLARKTLTITMFFIGASLSIDVVKAVGIKPLIQGVLLWIVISCSTLAYIYCF; translated from the coding sequence ATGGTTTCAGCTATTACAAAAACATTGAAGATGAACAACAAGACAATTTATGTGTCGCTCGTATCGATTCTGACTTTATTTCTTTTATTGGACTATATTCCTGGCATGCATGCTCTTTCCGCATGGGTAACTCCTCCACTGGCATTATTCTTGGGATTGGCTTTCGCACTTGTTTGTGGGCAGGCACATCCTAAATTCAATAAGAAAACTTCTAAATATTTATTGCAATACTCGGTAGTAGGTTTAGGGTTCGGGATGAATCTTCATTCAGCATTGGCGTCCGGTAAAGAGGGAATGGAATTTACTATTATTTCAGTAGTCGGTACTTTGTTGATTGGTTGGTTCATTGGGCGGAAAATGCTAAAGGTAGACAAGAATACTTCCTATCTAATCAGTTCCGGTACTGCAATTTGCGGTGGCAGCGCGATTGCCGCTGTTGGGCCGGTTGTGAAAGCTAATGATAGTGAAATGTCTGTGGCACTGGCAACTATCTTTATTCTAAATGCGATTGCTCTGTTTATTTTCCCGGTTATAGGGCATGCTTTGGGAATGAGTCAACACGATTTCGGGACGTGGGCGGCCATTGCCATCCATGATACGAGTTCGGTTGTAGGTGCTGGTGCTGCTTATGGAGAAGAAGCCTTGAAAGTGGCTACCACTATCAAGTTAACCCGTGCGCTTTGGATTATTCCGATTGCGTTTGCTACTTCTTTTATATTTAAGAGTAAAGGACAGAAAATCAGTATTCCATGGTTTATCTTTTTCTTTATTTTGGCATTGGTTGTGAATACTTATTTATTGGGGACAACAGATTTGGGTGTTCAGATCGGCAATGCCATTAATGGGTTGGCGCGTAAAACCTTAACCATTACAATGTTTTTTATCGGGGCTTCCCTTTCAATTGATGTGGTGAAGGCGGTGGGCATTAAGCCATTAATTCAAGGAGTACTTCTGTGGATAGTGATCAGTTGCAGTACTCTAGCTTATATTTACTGTTTTTAA
- a CDS encoding META domain-containing protein: MKKVFVSVMLAGVALAMSSCRSSKEATSLSSMNGEWNIIEINGATVTPVQGQQVPFIGFDTTTGKLYGYSGCNRMMGSFDVNAKPGTIDLGAIGSTRMACPDMTMEQNVLSTLGQVKGYKKMGKGHMALCNASNRPVMVLAKKAADVTVKNLNGEWSIKEVHGETIPTGMEKQPFIAFDVKEKRIHGNAGCNLINGSYETVEGNELSISFPGVAATMMACPDMEIEGKILTALNEVKSFGKLAGGGIGLYNADGTLVLVLAKK; this comes from the coding sequence ATGAAGAAAGTATTTGTTTCTGTTATGCTTGCAGGTGTAGCACTTGCAATGTCGTCCTGCCGTTCTAGTAAAGAGGCAACCTCCTTGTCATCAATGAACGGAGAATGGAATATTATTGAAATAAACGGTGCAACTGTTACTCCGGTTCAGGGGCAGCAAGTTCCTTTTATTGGTTTTGATACTACTACTGGAAAATTGTATGGGTATAGTGGTTGCAATCGCATGATGGGATCATTTGATGTGAATGCCAAACCTGGTACAATTGATTTAGGAGCTATCGGAAGTACTCGTATGGCGTGTCCTGATATGACAATGGAGCAGAATGTATTGAGTACATTAGGACAAGTAAAGGGATATAAAAAAATGGGAAAAGGCCATATGGCCCTTTGTAATGCATCCAACCGTCCGGTTATGGTATTAGCAAAGAAAGCTGCAGATGTTACTGTGAAGAATTTGAATGGCGAATGGAGCATTAAAGAAGTGCATGGCGAAACCATACCGACAGGAATGGAAAAGCAACCTTTTATTGCGTTCGATGTAAAAGAGAAGAGAATCCACGGAAATGCCGGTTGTAATTTGATTAATGGCAGTTATGAGACGGTGGAAGGTAATGAACTTTCTATTTCATTTCCAGGTGTAGCGGCAACAATGATGGCTTGTCCGGATATGGAGATTGAAGGCAAGATTCTGACTGCCTTGAATGAAGTAAAATCCTTTGGGAAACTAGCCGGAGGAGGCATTGGATTGTATAATGCTGACGGTACATTAGTGTTGGTGCTTGCTAAGAAATAA